One stretch of Halobacillus litoralis DNA includes these proteins:
- a CDS encoding quinone oxidoreductase family protein: MKAIQFKEYGAPSVLEKVDVDRPELEQGEVLLKVHAIGVNYADTARREGAYVVPTPLPFIPGAEVAGVVEEVGEGVSRVAKGDRVVTLIGSGGYAEYVKANESTLIPIPNEVTDEIAVALPLQGLTAYHILTTMGRLEKGETVLVHAAAGGVGSLAVQLAKHFGAGKVIATASTDEKLNLARDLGADYAINYTNPMWREEVMEATDGRGVDVALEMAGGDIFHETVKCMRAFGRVVVYGVASGEPAQMYPSGLMNRNLSVIGFFLPQIMKKPVLFEKSLNHLLKMVKAGELKLTVGGVFDLEEAAHVHEVMQARKTKGKLVLKP; this comes from the coding sequence ATGAAAGCGATTCAGTTTAAAGAATATGGAGCGCCTTCTGTATTGGAGAAGGTGGATGTCGACAGACCAGAGCTTGAACAAGGAGAAGTTCTTCTCAAAGTTCATGCCATCGGAGTGAACTATGCGGACACAGCAAGGCGTGAGGGGGCTTATGTAGTACCCACACCACTTCCCTTTATCCCTGGAGCAGAAGTTGCCGGGGTCGTTGAAGAGGTAGGCGAAGGGGTGAGCCGTGTCGCTAAGGGAGATCGTGTCGTGACGCTCATTGGCTCAGGGGGCTATGCAGAATATGTGAAGGCGAATGAGAGTACTTTGATCCCCATCCCAAATGAAGTCACAGATGAAATCGCTGTAGCTTTACCCTTACAGGGGTTAACCGCCTATCATATTCTCACAACGATGGGGAGGCTGGAAAAAGGAGAAACCGTTCTTGTTCATGCAGCGGCCGGAGGCGTTGGTTCCCTTGCTGTCCAACTAGCCAAACATTTCGGAGCAGGAAAGGTAATCGCGACGGCCAGCACAGATGAAAAGCTGAACTTAGCTCGTGATTTAGGTGCAGACTATGCCATCAACTACACGAATCCGATGTGGCGTGAAGAAGTAATGGAGGCCACGGATGGCAGAGGAGTCGATGTGGCTCTTGAAATGGCTGGAGGCGATATTTTTCACGAAACCGTCAAATGCATGAGAGCATTCGGAAGAGTCGTGGTCTATGGGGTAGCCAGTGGAGAGCCGGCGCAAATGTATCCTTCCGGGCTTATGAATCGAAATCTATCCGTTATTGGATTCTTTTTGCCACAGATTATGAAGAAGCCTGTCCTGTTTGAAAAGAGTTTGAACCATTTGTTGAAAATGGTGAAGGCTGGTGAATTGAAGTTGACCGTTGGCGGTGTGTTTGATTTAGAGGAAGCGGCTCATGTCCATGAGGTCATGCAGGCCAGAAAAACAAAAGGAAAGCTGGTCTTAAAGCCATAA
- a CDS encoding enoyl-CoA hydratase/isomerase family protein, whose translation MKLGNDHLTVDVKGPVLSCVLNRPDALNAFSDQMIIGLQEALAEAERNDEVKVVVLSGAGRSFSAGGDVKSMGTADAQQLYDHVGELNRLILKIKDLAKPVVAVVHGYAAGAGFNLALACDQILAGEESKFVLSFAQVGLVSDGGGHYFLSRLLGPYRTKELLFRAEPIPVETAAEWGLVNRVIPLTDLEEEAMNYALALSKGPGRAMGMMKKIVDQADRSDLATILEQERITQTMMVSTEDHKEGVQAFKEKRKPNFVGE comes from the coding sequence ATGAAATTAGGTAATGATCATTTAACAGTCGACGTAAAGGGCCCGGTCTTATCCTGTGTGCTGAACAGGCCGGATGCATTAAATGCTTTTTCTGATCAAATGATAATTGGTCTGCAGGAAGCTCTGGCTGAAGCTGAACGTAATGATGAAGTGAAAGTTGTAGTACTTTCTGGTGCGGGCCGATCTTTTTCAGCTGGTGGAGATGTGAAGTCCATGGGCACCGCTGATGCTCAACAATTGTATGACCACGTTGGGGAACTAAATCGGTTGATTTTAAAGATTAAAGATTTAGCTAAGCCTGTAGTGGCTGTGGTGCATGGATATGCAGCAGGAGCTGGATTCAACCTTGCCCTTGCCTGTGATCAGATTCTTGCAGGAGAAGAAAGCAAATTTGTCCTCAGCTTTGCACAAGTCGGACTTGTGTCTGACGGTGGCGGCCATTACTTTTTATCAAGATTGTTGGGCCCTTATCGTACGAAAGAATTGCTATTCCGGGCAGAACCGATTCCTGTCGAGACAGCTGCCGAGTGGGGGCTTGTCAATCGTGTCATTCCACTGACGGATTTAGAAGAAGAGGCCATGAACTATGCCCTTGCACTTTCCAAAGGTCCGGGAAGAGCCATGGGGATGATGAAAAAGATAGTGGATCAGGCCGATCGCTCAGATTTAGCTACGATTCTTGAGCAGGAAAGAATCACACAGACCATGATGGTTTCAACGGAAGATCATAAAGAAGGTGTGCAGGCATTCAAGGAGAAGCGCAAACCTAACTTTGTTGGGGAATGA
- a CDS encoding acyl-CoA dehydrogenase family protein, protein MQPVQHNIRGGEFLISEISEDSVFTPEDRTDEHKMMAATARQFITREIHPNRDRIESGDFDFVAEKMRHAGDLGLLGHSIPENYGGLGLDKVSKGIVGEALGNASGYSVAHSNHTCIATLPITYFGTKKQKEKYLPKLASGEYIGAYCLTEPEAGSDALSARTTAVLNNTGTHYLLNGSKIYITNAAFSDTFIVYAKVDGELFTAFIVEKDFPGLSIGPEEKKMGIKGSSTCSVVMEDCKVPVENLLGDIGKGHLIALNVLNLGRFNLGFATMGAAKYSLQLAITHVKERKQFKRSIAEFPVTKEKLASMAARIYGTESLLYRTAGHIEASLHGHYDSEDRGATAKAMNEHKLEAAICKVTGSETLDEVVDEALQLHGGAGFIKEYPIEQAYRDSRINRIFEGTNEINRLLIPGAFFQKAAKEEFDAASLMEKAEYSLKNGGYKHSDPCKEVIALMKDLYLVCAGAAYRMYGKAIQEEQEVLMKLADLAIEIYRVESAVLRTRKAEQAKDPSLPLKEMMTYTLIEQSTLNVQCSITRLLSALLKGAERVQTLRHIPVLLSEYQREGSVERNRQLADRLIAAGQYVS, encoded by the coding sequence ATGCAACCAGTTCAGCATAACATTCGAGGTGGAGAGTTTTTGATTTCGGAGATCTCAGAGGACTCAGTGTTTACACCCGAAGACCGGACCGATGAGCATAAAATGATGGCTGCCACTGCTCGACAATTTATTACCCGGGAAATTCACCCCAATCGGGACCGAATCGAAAGTGGAGATTTTGATTTTGTAGCTGAAAAAATGCGTCATGCCGGAGATTTAGGACTGCTTGGTCACAGCATTCCTGAAAACTACGGGGGATTGGGCTTAGATAAGGTCAGTAAAGGGATTGTCGGTGAAGCATTAGGAAATGCGAGTGGCTATAGCGTTGCGCATTCGAACCACACGTGTATTGCTACGTTACCGATCACCTATTTTGGTACAAAGAAGCAAAAAGAAAAGTATTTGCCTAAACTTGCATCAGGAGAGTACATAGGGGCTTATTGTCTGACAGAACCCGAAGCAGGTTCAGACGCTCTATCCGCAAGAACGACTGCTGTGCTTAATAATACAGGTACCCATTATCTATTAAACGGATCCAAAATTTATATCACCAATGCTGCTTTTTCCGATACGTTTATTGTCTATGCGAAAGTAGACGGAGAGCTTTTTACCGCTTTTATTGTTGAAAAAGATTTCCCTGGACTTTCAATCGGACCAGAAGAAAAAAAGATGGGAATTAAAGGTTCTTCGACTTGCTCAGTAGTGATGGAAGATTGTAAGGTGCCGGTTGAAAACTTGCTCGGGGATATTGGTAAAGGCCATTTGATCGCTCTCAACGTTTTGAATTTAGGGCGTTTTAATTTAGGTTTTGCCACTATGGGAGCAGCCAAATATAGTTTGCAATTAGCCATTACCCATGTGAAAGAACGGAAACAGTTTAAAAGAAGCATTGCAGAATTTCCGGTTACGAAGGAAAAACTCGCTTCAATGGCCGCGCGAATCTATGGAACAGAATCACTGCTGTATCGAACAGCTGGTCATATTGAAGCTTCTCTTCACGGTCACTACGATTCGGAGGATCGAGGAGCAACGGCTAAAGCGATGAATGAGCATAAGCTTGAGGCTGCGATTTGTAAGGTTACCGGATCAGAAACACTGGACGAAGTGGTAGATGAAGCGTTGCAGCTGCATGGAGGAGCGGGGTTCATCAAGGAATATCCAATTGAACAAGCTTATCGAGACTCAAGAATTAACCGGATCTTTGAAGGAACCAATGAAATTAACCGTCTGTTGATTCCGGGGGCCTTTTTCCAAAAAGCTGCAAAGGAGGAATTTGATGCGGCATCACTGATGGAAAAAGCGGAGTATTCACTGAAAAATGGTGGATATAAACATTCTGATCCATGTAAGGAAGTTATCGCTCTCATGAAGGATTTGTACCTTGTTTGTGCAGGAGCAGCTTATCGCATGTATGGAAAAGCCATACAGGAAGAACAGGAAGTATTAATGAAGCTTGCCGATCTTGCTATTGAAATTTATCGCGTCGAGTCCGCAGTCTTAAGGACGAGAAAAGCGGAACAGGCGAAAGATCCAAGTCTTCCATTAAAAGAAATGATGACCTACACGTTAATTGAACAGTCCACATTGAACGTCCAGTGTTCAATCACGCGGCTTTTGTCCGCGTTGTTAAAAGGAGCGGAACGTGTTCAGACGTTACGTCATATCCCCGTGCTATTGAGCGAATACCAACGGGAAGGATCGGTGGAAAGAAACCGTCAGCTTGCCGATCGATTGATTGCAGCAGGTCAGTATGTATCATGA
- a CDS encoding 2-phosphosulfolactate phosphatase: MGDIQVIFKKEDIRPEKLKGKVVVVFDVLFATSTITAAIADGASSVIPVFSVDEARKKAAQFKDPFVIAGEDKGRRIEGFEPPLRTHLKSIIQNKHLILTTTNGTVALHQSRQASCLYASSLLNNPAMADHLEEHHKGEDVVLVCAGSSGKFTVEDFYGVGSLVYHMQMKSKWGLSDAAVAALGFYEGSGAAKELFRTCKIGKLLVNAGLDPQEIDFVAEEGLFDSILIYDRESGQIKEGKNATSSA; the protein is encoded by the coding sequence ATGGGGGATATCCAAGTCATCTTTAAGAAGGAAGACATACGCCCGGAAAAGCTAAAAGGGAAAGTGGTTGTCGTCTTTGATGTCTTATTTGCCACATCGACGATTACAGCAGCGATTGCAGATGGTGCATCCAGTGTCATCCCTGTATTCAGCGTCGACGAAGCGCGGAAAAAAGCGGCGCAATTCAAAGATCCTTTCGTTATCGCCGGAGAAGATAAGGGGAGAAGGATTGAGGGGTTCGAACCACCACTAAGGACGCATTTGAAGTCGATCATTCAGAATAAACATCTGATTTTGACGACGACAAACGGAACGGTCGCCTTACATCAATCAAGGCAGGCCTCTTGTCTATACGCCTCTTCACTCCTCAACAATCCAGCGATGGCGGATCATTTGGAAGAGCATCATAAAGGGGAAGATGTCGTCCTCGTCTGTGCAGGATCAAGCGGGAAATTTACCGTCGAAGATTTTTATGGTGTCGGAAGTTTAGTCTATCACATGCAAATGAAAAGCAAATGGGGGCTCTCCGATGCAGCGGTTGCGGCTCTCGGTTTTTACGAAGGAAGTGGCGCTGCAAAGGAATTATTCAGAACCTGCAAAATTGGAAAATTACTTGTGAATGCCGGGCTTGACCCTCAAGAAATTGACTTTGTTGCTGAGGAAGGTTTATTTGATTCTATACTCATATATGACCGTGAAAGCGGGCAAATCAAGGAGGGTAAAAATGCAACCAGTTCAGCATAA
- a CDS encoding phosphotransferase family protein: MVYAEDTRPVRQGEELEVNKLERFLREKLEIPSGDMQIRQFGAGHSNLTYELSVGEEWKVVLRRPPMGPVAPKAHDMEREFKVLQSLHPIYPLAPKPYLYESGNLIGRPFFLMERREGLVFDSTYPEGVDATEELGRQLSETMVDRLAELHSLDYRETSLKDMVKPEGFMERQVHGWIKRYEKARTDDVVSGERLKKWLIDHIPASRGAAIIHYDYKLNNAMFSKDNPSQMVGLFDWEMTTVGDPMADVGAAMSYWIQKDDPELLKTGLGKPPLTVQEGFYTRDEFIHRYAEKSGRNVEGINFYLTFAYFKLAGIVQQIYYRYKKGQTKDPRFAEMHVFVNHLIRHAEETAGL, translated from the coding sequence ATGGTTTACGCAGAAGATACAAGGCCTGTCCGCCAAGGGGAAGAGCTTGAAGTAAACAAGCTTGAGCGTTTTTTGAGGGAGAAGTTAGAGATTCCTTCGGGTGACATGCAAATCAGGCAGTTCGGGGCGGGGCATTCCAACTTGACTTATGAACTGTCAGTCGGCGAAGAGTGGAAAGTGGTCTTACGTCGTCCACCCATGGGGCCGGTCGCTCCAAAGGCGCACGACATGGAACGTGAATTCAAAGTTCTTCAATCCTTACATCCGATCTATCCTTTGGCACCGAAACCCTATCTCTATGAATCTGGCAATCTGATTGGCCGTCCTTTTTTTCTCATGGAACGGAGAGAGGGACTCGTTTTTGATTCCACCTACCCTGAAGGAGTGGACGCGACAGAGGAACTAGGGAGGCAGCTGTCTGAGACAATGGTCGACCGGCTGGCAGAACTTCATTCCCTGGACTACCGGGAAACTTCTTTGAAAGATATGGTCAAGCCTGAAGGTTTTATGGAAAGACAAGTACATGGTTGGATTAAACGCTATGAAAAGGCGAGAACCGATGATGTGGTTTCCGGGGAGCGTTTGAAAAAATGGCTGATCGACCATATACCTGCATCCAGAGGAGCTGCCATTATTCATTATGATTACAAGTTGAATAATGCCATGTTCAGTAAGGATAATCCTTCGCAGATGGTAGGTTTGTTTGATTGGGAAATGACGACCGTCGGTGATCCGATGGCCGATGTTGGCGCAGCCATGAGCTATTGGATTCAGAAAGACGATCCAGAACTTCTGAAAACGGGATTAGGGAAGCCGCCTCTCACTGTTCAGGAGGGGTTCTATACAAGAGATGAATTCATTCACCGCTATGCTGAAAAAAGTGGACGTAATGTGGAGGGCATTAATTTTTATTTGACCTTCGCCTATTTTAAGCTGGCAGGAATCGTACAGCAGATCTATTATCGCTACAAAAAAGGGCAGACCAAGGACCCGAGGTTCGCGGAGATGCATGTTTTCGTCAATCATTTAATCCGTCATGCGGAAGAAACAGCAGGTCTCTAG
- a CDS encoding acyl-CoA thioesterase — protein MHEIEVNVRFCETDLLGHVNNNNFFVYMEDARIRFFKDLALVGDDWNFILASTKCDFIKQVYFNQTLIIHSHVVKIGRSSFHLEQDMYEKETGELVAKGLSVIVQFDFEQQQSVAMTPEMKESLSSYQMVAK, from the coding sequence ATGCATGAAATAGAAGTGAATGTAAGGTTTTGTGAAACTGATTTATTAGGGCATGTGAATAATAATAACTTCTTTGTCTATATGGAGGATGCGCGTATTCGATTTTTTAAGGATCTGGCGCTTGTGGGAGATGATTGGAACTTCATCCTTGCTTCGACGAAATGTGATTTCATCAAACAGGTGTATTTTAATCAGACGCTGATCATTCACAGCCATGTCGTAAAAATTGGACGCTCAAGCTTTCATTTAGAGCAGGACATGTATGAGAAAGAAACGGGGGAACTGGTTGCCAAGGGCTTGTCTGTCATTGTTCAATTCGACTTCGAGCAACAGCAAAGTGTTGCTATGACACCTGAGATGAAAGAATCTTTGTCATCCTATCAAATGGTAGCAAAATAA
- a CDS encoding 3-hydroxyacyl-CoA dehydrogenase family protein, translated as MTIEKLAVVGAGSMGHQIAMLGALAGYETKLQDISQESLEKAEAKLAGIMDKWVKKEKISQATREEAFSRLHFTTELEEAVSDTDLVIEAVVEKLDVKRDVFAKLDECAPSHTIFATNSSTIVSSLIADATSRPEKVCNMHFFFPPLVMDCVEVVKGEHTSEETAAVAMKVCEEMNRTAVLLQKEISGFIANRILFAIQKEAMSLYEGGYADYEDIDKIVRKALNHPIGPFELMDLSGIDVGYYVMQQQYEETGDPKDRPSKTLEEKMKAGELGRKTGKGFYTYDSPVKS; from the coding sequence ATGACTATTGAGAAACTAGCGGTTGTCGGAGCAGGCAGCATGGGTCATCAGATTGCCATGCTCGGTGCATTAGCTGGCTATGAAACAAAACTCCAGGACATCAGTCAGGAATCATTGGAAAAGGCAGAGGCGAAGCTTGCAGGGATTATGGATAAGTGGGTGAAAAAAGAAAAAATTTCTCAGGCCACGCGTGAAGAAGCTTTTTCCCGCCTTCATTTCACAACAGAACTCGAAGAAGCGGTCTCAGATACAGACCTTGTTATTGAAGCTGTCGTTGAAAAGCTGGATGTGAAAAGAGACGTGTTTGCAAAACTGGATGAGTGTGCTCCATCCCATACCATTTTTGCGACCAATTCTTCGACCATTGTCAGTTCATTGATTGCTGATGCAACGTCGAGGCCTGAGAAGGTGTGCAACATGCACTTTTTCTTTCCGCCACTTGTTATGGACTGTGTGGAAGTCGTCAAAGGGGAACATACGTCAGAAGAGACGGCTGCTGTGGCCATGAAGGTATGTGAAGAGATGAATCGTACAGCGGTCCTTTTGCAAAAAGAAATCTCAGGATTTATCGCCAATCGAATTTTATTTGCGATTCAAAAGGAAGCGATGAGCTTGTATGAGGGTGGATACGCTGATTACGAAGATATCGATAAAATAGTGAGAAAGGCGCTGAATCATCCAATCGGTCCATTTGAATTGATGGATTTATCAGGGATAGACGTCGGCTATTACGTCATGCAGCAACAGTATGAAGAAACAGGCGATCCAAAAGACCGACCATCTAAAACTTTGGAAGAGAAAATGAAAGCAGGGGAGCTCGGCCGCAAAACAGGGAAAGGTTTTTATACTTACGATAGCCCTGTGAAAAGTTGA
- a CDS encoding TetR/AcrR family transcriptional regulator has translation MKEKMMVTIIELFGKKGFQATSIQDIVEANGVTKGTFYYYFKNKEDVLVHIHQSFIDHLLDGQEKIITNESLSNCEKLYRIVELLISNIRTNGHSALVFFQEMRHLSEEKTAIILPKRQQIQVNIQKVLEKGMEAGEFKKDVRADMLSYAVLGMANWSYFWYEPDGEVDEKTLTDLYMRLIFKGIEEEINDY, from the coding sequence ATGAAAGAAAAAATGATGGTCACAATCATAGAATTATTCGGTAAAAAAGGATTCCAGGCCACTTCGATCCAGGACATCGTTGAAGCGAATGGAGTGACGAAAGGGACATTCTATTACTATTTCAAAAATAAAGAGGATGTGCTCGTTCATATTCACCAATCTTTTATAGATCACCTTCTAGATGGACAAGAGAAAATCATTACAAATGAGAGTCTTTCCAACTGTGAAAAATTGTATAGAATCGTAGAGTTGTTGATCAGCAATATTCGGACAAACGGGCACAGTGCACTCGTGTTTTTTCAAGAAATGAGACACCTGAGTGAAGAGAAGACAGCCATCATTCTGCCCAAACGCCAACAAATCCAAGTAAACATCCAGAAAGTGTTGGAAAAAGGGATGGAAGCTGGGGAGTTCAAGAAAGACGTGCGTGCAGATATGTTGTCTTATGCTGTCCTTGGCATGGCGAACTGGAGCTATTTTTGGTACGAACCTGATGGAGAAGTGGATGAAAAGACTTTGACGGATTTGTATATGCGATTGATTTTTAAAGGGATTGAGGAGGAGATCAATGACTATTGA
- a CDS encoding SDR family oxidoreductase encodes MHVRNLFDLKGKTALVTGGGRGLGEQIAEGLAEAGANIIVCSRKKEACEQTALRLENECGVETLALECDVTNPEDIDRVVDEAVAKFGAIDILVNNSGATWGAPTLEMPLQAFQKVMNVNVTGTFLMSQKVGEQMVKQKSGKIINIASVAGLGGADPRFMETVGYNASKGAVITFTKDLAVKWGMHNIQVNALAPGFFPTKMSKGVLEHGGDFILDRTPLGRFGSEEDLKGAALFLACRASDYVTGDILVVDGGMHASC; translated from the coding sequence ATGCATGTCAGAAATCTTTTTGATTTGAAAGGGAAAACCGCTCTCGTTACGGGAGGCGGACGTGGGCTTGGTGAACAAATTGCTGAAGGTCTTGCGGAAGCAGGGGCGAATATTATCGTTTGTTCCCGAAAAAAAGAGGCGTGTGAACAAACGGCGCTCAGGCTGGAGAATGAATGTGGTGTGGAGACACTAGCGCTTGAGTGTGATGTCACGAACCCTGAAGATATTGATCGTGTAGTGGATGAAGCGGTAGCCAAATTCGGAGCGATTGATATTCTGGTCAACAACAGTGGGGCAACATGGGGCGCACCGACACTTGAAATGCCACTGCAAGCCTTCCAAAAGGTGATGAACGTTAATGTGACCGGAACATTTCTGATGTCCCAGAAGGTCGGCGAACAAATGGTCAAACAGAAATCAGGAAAGATCATCAATATCGCTTCTGTTGCTGGACTTGGTGGAGCGGATCCAAGGTTTATGGAGACGGTCGGCTACAATGCCAGTAAAGGTGCGGTCATCACTTTTACAAAGGATCTTGCTGTGAAGTGGGGCATGCATAACATTCAGGTGAATGCCCTTGCTCCTGGGTTCTTCCCGACAAAAATGTCGAAAGGGGTGCTTGAGCACGGTGGAGATTTCATACTTGATCGAACGCCTCTCGGACGATTTGGTTCCGAGGAGGACTTGAAAGGAGCCGCTCTATTTTTAGCATGCCGAGCATCGGATTATGTCACCGGGGACATTCTCGTGGTCGACGGTGGCATGCACGCTTCCTGTTAA
- a CDS encoding acyl-CoA dehydrogenase yields the protein MNFDYSDKVNGYLEKVQRFMDEHVYPNESVYEDQLNAQKDRFSEVPPIMEELKSKAKEEGLWNLFLPDDTYGAGLTNLEYAPLCEMMGRSLIGPEVFNCNAPDTGNMEVLARYGSQAQKDEWLEPLLKGEIRSCFSMTEPDVASSDATNIKSSISRDGDDYIINGRKWWSSGAGDPRCEIAIFMGKTNPDAKRHEQQSMILVPLNTEGVHIKRMLPVFGYDHAPHGHAEIDFHNVRVPKENMIWGEGKGFAIAQGRLGPGRIHHCMRLIGAAERALEDLCKRVQNRVAFHRPLSEQGVVREWIADSRTELEQARLLTLKAAYMMDTVGNKEAKTEIAMIKVIAPNMALKVIDRAIQAHGGAGVSDDFTLAAQWANSRTLRLADGPDEVHRRQIAKLELSKYEE from the coding sequence GTGAACTTTGATTATTCCGATAAGGTGAACGGCTACCTTGAAAAGGTGCAGCGGTTTATGGATGAACACGTTTATCCAAATGAATCGGTGTACGAAGATCAATTAAATGCACAAAAGGATCGCTTTTCGGAAGTTCCTCCTATCATGGAAGAACTGAAATCGAAAGCGAAAGAGGAAGGGCTTTGGAATTTATTTTTACCTGATGATACATATGGAGCGGGGCTCACAAACCTTGAATATGCTCCGCTTTGTGAGATGATGGGCCGCTCGCTTATTGGTCCCGAAGTCTTCAATTGTAATGCCCCGGATACAGGAAATATGGAGGTACTTGCACGTTATGGAAGTCAAGCTCAAAAGGACGAATGGTTGGAGCCGCTTTTGAAGGGAGAGATCAGATCCTGTTTTTCTATGACCGAACCGGATGTGGCTTCTTCGGATGCTACAAACATTAAATCCAGCATTTCGCGGGACGGAGATGATTATATAATCAATGGTCGGAAATGGTGGTCTTCAGGAGCAGGAGATCCTAGGTGTGAAATCGCCATTTTTATGGGGAAAACGAATCCTGATGCCAAACGTCATGAGCAACAGTCTATGATTCTTGTTCCTTTAAATACAGAGGGGGTTCACATCAAACGTATGTTACCTGTGTTTGGATACGATCATGCCCCTCATGGACATGCGGAAATTGATTTTCATAATGTCCGTGTCCCGAAGGAAAACATGATTTGGGGAGAGGGGAAAGGGTTCGCCATCGCTCAAGGTCGTCTAGGACCCGGAAGAATTCATCATTGCATGCGGTTGATTGGAGCGGCGGAACGAGCTCTTGAAGATTTATGTAAGCGTGTTCAAAACAGGGTGGCTTTTCATCGTCCTTTATCAGAGCAAGGAGTCGTGAGGGAGTGGATCGCCGATTCCCGGACTGAACTTGAACAAGCGCGCCTGCTCACTTTGAAAGCTGCGTACATGATGGACACTGTCGGAAATAAAGAAGCGAAAACGGAAATCGCCATGATCAAGGTGATCGCTCCGAATATGGCATTAAAAGTTATTGACCGGGCGATTCAGGCCCATGGGGGTGCCGGAGTCAGTGATGATTTCACCCTGGCTGCTCAATGGGCAAACTCTAGAACACTCAGGCTGGCAGATGGGCCGGATGAGGTTCACCGGAGACAGATCGCTAAACTTGAACTATCCAAATATGAGGAGTGA
- a CDS encoding DinB family protein: MALREVLLEQLRSVHDENSWFVCFNYAVRELEEPQAVEKLDDRSHSIAEIVHHLYFYNERYLSRFRGEEVMERPRHYDTFQNHGQMQWHSRVADYQMVLTMFRQELLSCSQEKLEMWAETLSNLFMHNAYHIGQIVTIRKRNGWWGINPVVKG, from the coding sequence ATGGCGTTAAGAGAAGTGTTATTAGAGCAGTTGAGATCCGTTCATGATGAAAATAGCTGGTTCGTCTGTTTCAATTATGCCGTAAGAGAATTGGAAGAACCACAAGCGGTTGAAAAACTGGATGATCGATCACATTCTATAGCGGAAATTGTGCATCATCTTTATTTTTACAACGAACGGTATTTAAGCCGATTCCGTGGGGAGGAGGTCATGGAACGCCCGCGTCACTATGATACGTTTCAAAATCACGGCCAAATGCAATGGCATTCCAGAGTGGCTGACTACCAAATGGTCCTGACCATGTTTAGACAAGAACTCTTATCATGCAGTCAAGAAAAGCTTGAAATGTGGGCGGAAACGTTGTCGAATTTATTCATGCATAACGCTTATCATATCGGACAGATTGTAACCATCCGAAAACGAAACGGATGGTGGGGGATAAATCCAGTAGTGAAAGGTTAA
- a CDS encoding STAS domain-containing protein, with protein sequence MEMNQALHDFLLQKAEALTEEWYNSLNQHDVSGVYAATDSAVITHLKAQNYEFHKYMRQLFILERDEFFNQINGWIINVGRDPQHLNTPTHEIIREFMRVREQYLDFMEEFILQQETPVSRDLENEWKRLLIEVFDEIMFKVTEEKSNQLNKKIDHQRTVINELSSPLIQLSNERALLPLVGNIDTERATAILENTLKNCTEENVDVLYIDLSGVYLVDTMVAQQIFQLIDSLQLIGVSSTVVGIRPEIAQTAVQLGVDFRNVTTTATLSQAMAGQSF encoded by the coding sequence ATGGAAATGAACCAAGCTTTACATGACTTTCTTTTGCAAAAAGCTGAAGCTTTAACAGAAGAATGGTACAATTCGTTGAATCAACATGACGTGTCAGGGGTGTATGCAGCTACCGATTCTGCAGTCATTACTCATTTAAAAGCTCAGAACTATGAATTTCACAAATATATGCGCCAGCTTTTCATTTTGGAGCGTGACGAATTTTTCAACCAAATCAACGGGTGGATTATTAATGTCGGCAGAGATCCGCAGCATTTAAACACACCTACCCACGAAATCATCCGGGAGTTCATGCGTGTTCGTGAGCAGTATTTGGATTTCATGGAAGAGTTTATCCTCCAACAGGAAACGCCTGTGTCCCGAGACTTGGAAAATGAATGGAAACGCTTGTTAATTGAAGTCTTTGATGAAATCATGTTTAAAGTGACAGAAGAAAAATCCAATCAATTGAATAAAAAGATTGATCACCAACGTACGGTGATCAATGAATTAAGTTCACCACTTATACAGTTATCCAATGAGCGTGCCCTTCTCCCGCTTGTCGGTAATATTGATACCGAGAGGGCCACAGCTATTCTTGAAAACACCTTGAAAAATTGTACGGAAGAGAATGTCGATGTCCTCTATATCGACCTATCTGGTGTATATCTCGTAGACACAATGGTGGCTCAACAAATCTTTCAATTGATTGATAGTTTACAACTGATCGGTGTGTCATCGACCGTTGTCGGTATACGACCTGAAATTGCTCAGACAGCCGTGCAGCTCGGTGTCGATTTCAGAAATGTCACGACAACTGCGACACTTTCCCAAGCGATGGCCGGCCAATCATTCTAA